The Eubacteriaceae bacterium Marseille-Q4139 genome has a window encoding:
- a CDS encoding transposon-transfer assisting family protein encodes MKVIPFEQDEYIVMAMFEAENRQATMQQIEEILPFIQDDTELVRVVTGTIEKMKRMPDAQFAQLDLEPYRKEDGDE; translated from the coding sequence ATGAAAGTGATTCCGTTTGAACAAGACGAATACATTGTCATGGCGATGTTTGAAGCAGAAAATCGTCAGGCCACAATGCAGCAGATCGAAGAAATCCTTCCATTCATTCAGGATGACACAGAACTGGTGAGGGTTGTGACAGGCACCATAGAAAAGATGAAGCGGATGCCGGATGCACAATTTGCACAGCTTGATCTGGAACCTTACCGCAAGGAGGACGGTGACGAGTGA